The sequence below is a genomic window from Gossypium hirsutum isolate 1008001.06 chromosome A11, Gossypium_hirsutum_v2.1, whole genome shotgun sequence.
tcgttagaaacttttcttccagtgtatcccttaacttcttcgctgatgtctccctcatgacagagtacttctgctctttggccaaacataggcagATTGTAccacatgcctgtctattgatcttggcccactccttgtcatccatcttgtcaggtttttcttcaagggctatatctagctcttgctgacataagacatccaggatctcacattgccacataccaaaattattggtaccgtcaaatttctctattttaaattttgcatttgtcacagtagtccttgctgatgacgatgctgctgccatttttctcctcaatcccaactactgtatacgtgaacagtactgtATACCTAAATAGTACCATATACGTGAATAGTGTCATATACGTAAATAGTGTCGTAAATGGTCGTATTCTCCAAGTACgaatctggctctgataccaattgttgcgcgaaagcatgtgaaagagtaaaaatattgtactgaaaaatcacactaagttcaattcccaggaaagagaggtagatcacgaagatcacttaaataccaagtctttcctagccagaatatccctctatcgtaatttaatagcacaataaatcactacaatcacattcacaaaatatgcaaaataaataataaagaacaccagaattttaacgaggttcagcaaattttgcctacgtcctagggcactaccaaatatatttcactccaaaaattacaagtgaaatttacaaatagggagagagaataatgtcttaagtagagaatggaaattatgggatgaagaaagtaagaaatggttaagcctatttatagttgaggttcaaggatcaacttgcaatgtccctatacaattagggaccaaaattgcattTATCCCATGctaacttttaacccaacttgccaaccaatcttactttcttctttcggtgcccaccctttttgacttttcaaacaatgggtgggttccaatacaTACATATCCCAAAATTTTTCGGTTTGTTGGAGAGTTTAACATATCTTAACCTCTCTCGAGCACAATTCCAGGGAGAAATTCCTCATAACCTGGGGAATCTTTCAAAGTTGCAGTATCTTGATCTTCGAAGTAATAACTGGTGGGATATCGAAGCTACAAGTCTTGAATGGATTTCTAGACTTTCTTCCTAGCATTACCTTGATTTGAGTTTTGCGGATCTTCGTAAAGCAACTTATTGGCTGCAGGTAACATTCAAACATCCTTCATTGTTAGAGTTGCACTTGTCAGCTTGCAGTTTGGAAGACGATCCGTCTCCTATCGGTGTCAATTCTACAAAATCACTGGTTGTTCTTGATCTTTCTGAGAACAACTTTTCTTCAGTACCTATGTCAATATTTGGTCTTCATGGTCTTGTGTCCATTGATCTTATTGGCAATTCTTTAGAAGGCTCAATTCCAGATTACTTTAGGAACATCTCATTTCTTGAAGTTCATGATCTTAGTGGGAACTCACTCAATTCATCCACACCCAACTCTTTATTTGGTTTAAATCATCTTCAATTCCTTAATCTCTCGGGCAATGAAATTTATCAAGACATATCAGAAATCCTTCTGAGTCTGTCTAGATGTTGTTTGGATTGCTTAGAGTCATTGGACATGGCACATAACCATCTTTTTAGCCATTTAATTGATCAACTTGGGCACTTTAAAAACCTAGCTCACTTGTCGCTTGCTGGAAACAATATTTCTGGTTCCATTCCATCGTTAATTAGGGAGTTATCATCTTTGAAGTTCTTTGATGTTTCAGAAAATCAATTAAATGGTACTTTTCCAGGCTGTTTTGGTCAACTGGAAAGTTTAGAAACTCAAAATTTGGGGTGTAACCTTTTGGAAGGAGTTgtatcagaaacccatttttttaATCTTACGAGATTGAAAACTCTAGCATCATCACAGAACAGGCTCAGGTTTGAACCAAACTCAAGCTGGATTCCACTATTTTAATGTTGAATTATCAAACTGGGGCAATGGCAACTTGGCCCGAAGTTTCCTAGATGGTTAAAATTCTAAAAGAATTTATCTGTTTTAGATATCTCCGATGCAGGAACTTCGGATATCCTGCCCACTTGGCTTTTGAACTTGTCTTATCAATTTCAATATGTAAATCTTTCCTGTAATCGACTTACTGGAGGGATTTCATATTTGAACGTGAAAGACGTTGTTGACTTGAGTTCAAACCGATTCACAAGCCCATTGCCAAGACTATTCCcaactttacaatttttaattttgtcaaataattcattttcaaGTCCGCTTTTTGAATTAGTTTGTAATTCATTAAGAACTGAACCGATAAGAATTCTTGCCATTGAAACAAATCTTCTCTCTGGAGAAATCCCAGATTGCTGGAATCGTTGGCGAGGTTTGGGTTacttaaatttggaaaaaaacaaaTTGATTGGGAAAATCCCACCTTCTTTGGGACATTTAAATCTTTTCGTGCTAAACCTTCGTAGCAATGACATGTTTGGAGAATTACCATCTACATTGCAACACTCTACGAGGTTGATTACGCTTGATCTTAGTGACAATCATTTCAATGGAAGTGTACCAGCATGGATTGGGGACAAGCTCTCAAAACTTGAGATTCTAATCCTTCGATCGAATACCTTGGATGGCCACATTCCTCAAAAAATTTGTCAACTTCAATCTCTTCAGATCTTGGACCTTGGCCACAACAACATTTCAGGAGCTATTCCAAATGTTTTAGTAATTATAGTGCAATGGCTAACAAAAGTAACCAAAATAGCTATATGTTTCAGTGGTCAAGTATCAGTACTAATTTCTTTTACTTGAGAGCATTATTAATGCTGAAACGATGAGAGGATGAAAATAGTTCCACACTAGGACTTGTTACAAGCATATGTCTTTCAACTAATAGACTCATAGGAGAGATCCCAAAAGAACTTGGAAGTGTCGTTGAGCTACAGTCATTAAATCTATCAAGGAGTCTCCTAATAGgaaataaatagaacaaaattGGCAACATGGAGTTGATGGAATCTCTTGACTTGTCGAGAAATCAATTAAATTGTGAAATCCCTTCAAGTTTCTCTAATTTGAATTTCTTAAATCACTTCAACGTGTCCTACAACAACTTGACAGGACAAATCCCAACAAGCACTCATCTTCAAAGCTTTGAAAACTTTTCTTACATGGGCAATCATATTTGCGGAACTCCTCTCACTAAGAATTGCACCTCAAAAGGTATTCCAACTGATGTTGCAAAAAATGGAAGTAGCAGTGAAGGAAGTAAAGTGAATTGGCTTTATGCCAGCATAGTTCTTGGCTTTGTAATAGGATTTTGGGGTGTACTGGCTCCCTTGTTTTTCATTAGATCTTGGAGGTATGCATACTATCGAAAGTTGGACCATGTTGGTTGAAAGCTGTATGTCTTGGGCTACTATGGGTGTGGTGGGTGTGgtttgatggaaaaaaaaaacttgtatttGTGCGTGTTTATAATTGATTATATAGGATTCGaattttaaatctattaaatGCCATATTTTAAAAAAGGATTATATGAATCAATTAATCTAAACTTTGAGTTTAGATTTAATACTCAATACTTGATTCATGCTTTCTCACTTTTGTAAGAATAAATGACATTTCATGCttgtataatttattgaaattagtgtGCTTTGATAATGTATGATTGTATTTAATTGTATTTCAATAAGGAAGATGTTGTTGAGTTAAAAGAGTGCAATAGTGTGCAAGAAAAGTgaatagctttttttttttttaaatcttactTGGCAGACAAGTTTACATATCTTTGAAGTGCTTCCTATATTGTATTTATGGCTCTTCAACAACATAAAATATTTAGTGTTTTTTAATAATTGATTTGAtgtaattctattttatttttcaaaaaaaagtgaaTAGTTTGCCTTTTTGGTCTGAAAACAGAATataatgaataaatgaaattttgggaaaacaaagaaaatatgggtTGGCACAGTAATTTTTCCAAACTCTCCCAGCAATTTAATGGaataatatttattcaatttgatggCCCCCAAATCAAAACCATTTTAATTGACACATGTGCATTTAAAAGCAATGCAATTTACTAAAAGTATTATATCAGTCTCTGTATTATATCTTAAATTACAGaataggaatatatatatatatataaatataaataagcaTGCAATTTATGGTAACAATATTTTGTGTCACACTTAAATGAATTACATGTGACAATCTTAAATATTAAGATgtttattaaacataaattatttaatgtgtttaaataattaattaataacattttgagttaaaataagatattttattctGTAATAAATTTGttgtttcaattaaataaattaataatgtaaattaataatcacatcaataatatattatttaatattttaatattcacaaTAATGAATTCAATGGCGgagctagaaaatttttttgggtgccgaaattaaattgtatatttttatgatagtaaaaatgtaatttcacaattttaatagattatatctttataatttttaaaatattaaattaaatttttattatttttagagaagCTAAAGTGCAATTtaactattactaatttaaaattttataaatgataAATAACTTTCATAGAAATTTTTTCTAGGGGGTTGAACTTGCCCGCCTCCGTTAATAATTCCCCCAAAAAATTGTAATATTCACAgtactaattttaatttaataattttaaaaaattgaatttaataaaatcataaatgaGAATAATTGTACAATTCTGTATACATCCTAAAATAAAGTTTCTgtatttggtaaaaaaaattaaaaatcctaacATTTAGCAACtttgtttattaaacaaataatttaattgcaTACACTAATTacctaacaaaaaaaattatacaaattaataCTTTGTTTCCGTTTCCATATCCCTGAATATGGACAGTAAAACAGACATAAAAGATATTAAGAAAAATATTCTATAAACTATGTACAAATTAATTTCTTTcactaatattatattaataaaaaatatatttgactaCTATTGTATTAATATCTTTgactaaattttataaatttttttgttgagaaaaaaaaggagagagagaaaATAGGTTGCAAGAAGCATATTCACGAGAAAAACAAGATATTTAAGCTTAAAAAATGAGCCAAGGAGAGTTTTTGGCAAATATTAATTCAAGGCTGGTAGCTACATTAATGAAGCTAATTCAAAGGCATTAAAGGTGCTAAATCAAAAGCAAGTATCTGTtgtgaaaaagatgaaaaagaatcAACCActtgaaactaaattaattaatgtgTAAATTGTAAGGCTCATATAAATTTTCAGTCATTTATGTAATAGCACCCATGGGGgagagtaacaaaaaaaaatttaattttgaaaagtttagggactacattaaaaaaattaaagaattgaCGAGAAATAAAGTGAATCTAAAACTTGAACCCTACAAGAGAAGGTATTCTCTGCGGGTCCCTTTGGATTACCCTTAATATGTCGAAGGATAAGCTCATAAGAACTCAGAGCTGTTATATTTTTCTTTGCGAAAGCTTTAATCTTTCACCCCAAAGAGGTAGAGGAGACCATTTGTCCTGGTGGCCTTTGCTCTCATCACTGAAATTTCCACACATAAAACTTCATGTCAAACCATCAAACCCTTCACCTTGGTTCCTATATTAAGTCTTCATTTGAATCAGAACccatttcctcaaaaatgaattaccATGAAATGGATATTCATCATTACAAAAATTGAAGTTTAGTGACTTGTAAGACATATACCTAGGGAGTACAATTATATTGGGAATACTTTAGTTAATTTGGCTTTTTGAAGAAAGGAAGACTTGCAAATACTTAATTTTCCTACTAGGGAGATTCAAGAAATCCTAAAAATAGATAGAGCTAAAAGTGTTTTATGTCAGAATGTACCCATGTAACCAGTTGTCTATCTTTATTGTTTTCTTTCAccagaaaaaaatattaagagtAAATTGTTGGCTTTATTACAACAATCTACTTTGAAGATTTGTAACtcaatttttacaattatttatttttaaaaaaaattataaagggaAAACAGAAAATGACTGGCTTCATTAGAAGACTACTTTAAAGCTTTTTTTAagtcaatttttattattagtagtATGATTTTCATGAAGAAgaataaaaagagagagagagagaaatgaaCCAAAATTAAGTGTGAATTATTGAGGTCCTGTTCCTATTTCGTGAAGGGTTGAACATTCATGGTGATTAAGAGTGAATTATGATGGTGTTGGTCAACATTTATGGAGGGTAGCATGGGtcattttttttggtttaacATTAATTGGAAGTTGTCTTTAATGTTGGCCAAGGAAATCTTTCAAAGCCTCTTCGTTTCAACTCATCGTAATTTATAAACTTAACATGTTAGATACGTATAATGTAACatataattaatgaaaaataaaattttaagttgataaattttgatgaaaattatcaacaacaataatgatcgaactaatattttttaattaaaaaattaaatttttaacttttaaaatttataaaaactaaagATATTAATAACATATTTCAACCTAAAATATATGGGAGAAGACATTAAAATAcagtttatttaaatatataataatgtatgaaaaataaatgtatttattgGTTACTATAAGAATAAGGtaatatcttaaattttattgataaaccTCGATGGTATATATATCTACACAATAGTAGTTATGTAGAAATCAAATTGCTAAAAAataatatcccataataatatcctataatatcccattaggaatcaaattgctaagagataatatctcataataatatCCTAACACCCCCTCAAGTTGGAGCATACAAATCATAAATGTCCAACTTGCTGAGAAAATATTCAAATTGTGGTTTACCAAGCAcctttgtaaaaatgtcaacCAACTGAACGGATGTCGTCGGAACATAAGAAGGTGCAATCAACTCATCCTGGATTGCATCTCTAACAAAGTGACAATCCACTTCAATATGTTTAGTACGCTCATGAAATATGAGATTTTGTGCAATATGCAACGCAAATTGACTATCACAAAATAAATGAATTGCTTTAGGATGATGAACACCTAAGCTCAATAACAAGGTCTTCAGCCACTTGAGCTCACAAGTGACGGAAGCCATTGACCTATACTCAGCCTCAGTAGAAGAACAGGAAACAATATGTTGTTTCTCAGTTTTCCAGGAAATAGGAGATTGTCTGATAAAGACAAGCCAAGTGGTAAGTGAACTTCGAGTTAATGTACAAGCAACTCAATCTGAATCACACCGCCGCGTCACAATGCTTCTACCTCAGCTCATGCATAAATTGGAATAAAATATGAACCAAGTATGCCAAAACTAGGTCGGGTTACTGCCAAATAAATCAAACGACCTATTAACCGTCTGTACGGCTCAGGATCAGACAAAATTGTCCCTGTAGCATGTGCTAATTATTATTTTGCTATATTGGAGATCCTATCGACTTTGTTCCTAAAAGACCTGCCTCCGAAATAATATCAAGTGCATATTTCCTTTGACAGAGAAATAACCTCAAAGAACTACGAGTTACCTCTATcacaaataaatatttcaaaacacCAAGATCACCAAGATCTTTCATATGGAAACAAGAACTGAAATATCCtttaaaagttttcaaaacaATGGAATCGTTCACAGAAATAAGCAAATCATCAACAAATACCAGCATATTAATGCGTACAGATCCCTTGGTGTAAATTGTTGGTTTTATTACAACAATCTACCTTGAAGAATTTGTAAGttaatttttacaattatttattttaaaaaataaaattataaagagaAAACAGAAAATGGCTAGCTTCATTAGAAGACTACTTTAAAGCTTCTTGTAagtcaatttttattattagtagtATGATTTTcgtgaagaagaaaaaaagaaagagagaaatgaACCAAAATTAAGTGTgaattattgttgtcctagtccTCTTTCGTGAAGGGTTGAACATTCAAGGCGACTAAAAGTGAATTATGATGGTGTTGGTCAACATTAATGGAGGTAGCATAGGTCATTTTGTTGGTTTAACACTAACTGAAAGTTGTCTTTAATGTTGGCCAAGGAAATCTTTCAAAATATCTTCGTTTCAATTGTTCGtaatttataaactttaacaTGTTAGATTTGATAACTTCATATAATGTGATATATAATTaacgaaaaataaattattaaattgataaattttaattatttttaacggATGCAAATTGTGATTCGAATTATAACCAATTTCATAAAATCTGCATGGAAAAATTAAGTTCACGTGAAAAAGATGTGACCCAcaaattttgatttaaggattaaaacatattttattttccataattctttttatatatttaaattcgtAAGGATATTTTGTTAGGAGtaggtttatatttatttaaaacatgcattcataAATGATCTCATCTCATCTAAAGGCATAGAATCATTAACTTGTAGATTATTCCACAAAGCATAAATAAGAATTTGGAATTCGGAAATTCAAATTTGTTTTTCCACAAACATTTAAATGATTCCATTAGCTATTGGCCCTTAACCGCATTCACAATTTTATATAAGTCCATATCATCAAAATTAAGGTTTCTAGGCATCAATA
It includes:
- the LOC107954294 gene encoding probable LRR receptor-like serine/threonine-protein kinase At4g36180, yielding MGGFQYIHIPKFFGLLESLTYLNLSRAQFQGEIPHNLGNLSKLQYLDLRSNNWWDIEATKLHLSACSLEDDPSPIGVNSTKSLVVLDLSENNFSSVPMSIFGLHGLVSIDLIGNSLEGSIPDYFRNISFLEVHDLSGNSLNSSTPNSLFGLNHLQFLNLSGNEIYQDISEILLSLSRCCLDCLESLDMAHNHLFSHLIDQLGHFKNLAHLSLAGNNISGSIPSLIRELSSLKFFDVSENQLNGTFPGCFGQLESLETQNLGCNLLEGVVSETHFFNLTRLKTLASSQNRLRNFGYPAHLAFELVLSISICKSFLTEPIRILAIETNLLSGEIPDCWNRWRGLGYLNLEKNKLIGKIPPSLGHLNLFVLNLRSNDMFGELPSTLQHSTRLITLDLSDNHFNGSVPAWIGDKLSKLEILILRSNTLDGHIPQKICQLQSLQILDLGHNNISGAIPNVLDKSQQALIFKALKTFLTWAIIFAELLSLRIAPQKDFGVYWLPCFSLDLGGMHTIESWTMLVESCMSWATMGVVGVV